The Methanolobus sp. WCC4 genome includes the window AGCGAGACATCGGTGCTGGTCCCACCGACATCGATTACGGCACATGTATCATTGCCTGAGAGGAATGAAGCACCCATGAGACTTGCAGCAGGTCCTGAGAATATGGATTCTATAGGCCTTTCCATGGCCTCGTGGATACCTATAACAGAGCCGTCACATTTGAGCATCATGAGCTTTGCATCAATGCCTCTTTTCTTGATATCTGTCTGGATCGCGTGGATGAACTGGTCAGCTATGGGGAGCAGTTGTGCATTCAGGTATGCAGTGACCCCCCTTTCGTATGCTCCAAGGTCCTGTGACAGTTCATGTCCGCAGACGATCGGGAGTCCTGTGAGTTCCGCGATCATATCCCTCACCCTTATCTCATGTTCGGGATTACGGATGCTGAAATATGAGGATACTGCAAAGGCCGATACCCTGTCCTTTACCTTCAGTGCATATTCCCTGATCGTCTCAATATCGAGAATATCATCCTCAAGGCCGGCAACGTTGTGTCCGCCCTTTACCACGATATAATCATCGATAGGGGGATTCGCGGGAAGGGTATGCTGCCCTATCAGGACAAGGGCAACAGGATAACCCGTTTTCTCAAGTATCGTGTTTGTAGCGAGGGTGGTGGATACTGATACGAGCCTGATGTCAGGCAGGTACTTGCTGTCCAGCCCGTCAATGGCGTTCTCAATACCTGTCAACAGGTCAGGATAGGTTGTGAGCGCCTTGTTCGAATCAACGACCTTCCTGTCCGAGTCCCTTACTATCACTGCATCGGTGTATGTCCCACCGGCATCTATTCCAAGACTGTATTGGATCATTCTACCTCCATTTTTCTTCCGGCCTCACCGATGCCGGAGAAGATGAGCTTTGTTTCCACAGGAAGTCCACCTTCATGTGTAACGATATCATTCCGATGCATATCTATGCTGACCTCAGAAGTATCAAGACCGGCATCGCTCATGTAGTTCATGATAAGTTTGCTGCCGATCTCTTCCCCGAACTCCAGGGCTTCATGATATGATGCGAACTCTTCCCTGCCTCCCGGGAAGAAGGTAACAAAAGATGATGTTTTAAGATTGTATTTCGATTCGGTGTAGTTGGCCTTTATGAGAACCTCGAGTTTCCTGGCTCCTTTTCCTGCCACTGCTCCAACGGCATTCCCGACGTTACAGTGTTCGGGTACTATGATCTCCGCATCTATGAATTCCGCGAGTTCCTCTGCATAGGCTCTTACCGGTCCGCCAAGAAGCACAACAGGGAGGTCCACCTTGAATCCGGCAAAGAACTTTCCTCTGAGTACTTTCTCTATCTCTTCCCTGCTTACATCCTCAAGCAGGAATGCGATGAGGTTCAATGCCATGTTCCTTGCAACATCTTTCTTTATACTGAAGCAAAGCTCATCTTCATCGGTATCGGAAAGTGATGCCAGTATACCGGCTCCGATAACCGAGGCTTCCCTGTTCCATTGGGTGTATTCCCCAAGGACATGAAGTGCATCTGTGGGTGTGAAACCTATCGTCTTGACAAGCCTCTTCTGTATGAGCAGGTCGAGGGTTCCGGGATTTGGCAACCTGTTCTCATTCCAGTATATCTCACTGACAGTCAGCGGTCTGTCCCCTATCCTTGAGAGCAGTTCCTCTTCGGCAGGACTGAGATCGGTCGCTTTGAGTCCGGATCGCAGGAAGAACTTGGTGGGCTGGAGATTCTCTCCCATCTGGTTACGAAGGATCACCTGGTTCTGCCTGAGCTTTTCGATTAGCTCAGGGAATTCCACAGCGGCAAGGCAAAGAGGTATGACCCTTCGAGGCCCTATATTGACAATGTGGTTCCTGATCCATACATGGCTGTCACCGCCCATTGCGGATGTCTCCATCCTTATGGCCCTGACCTTTGTCTGCCAGCCACCGACCACGGCACCGGATTCGCTGAGTTCGGGTACTCCACGGTGTATCAGGGAAACATCGGTACTTGTTCCTCCAACGTCGATAACGACGCAATCCTCATTCTCTGAGAGATATGCTGCTCCCACAAGACTTGCAGCAGGCCCCGAGAATATGGATTCTATGGGTCTTTTCAGGGCTTCGCTGATACCGACCACAGAGCCGTCACATTTGAGCATCATCAGTTTCGCATCGATCTTCCTTCTTCTCATCTCGGAACTGACGGCTTCCATGAAATGACTGGATATAGGAATGAGTCTGGCATTCAGGTAAGCAGTGATCCCTCTTTCGTATGCTCCGAGGTCCTGTGAAAGCTCGTGTCCGCAGACAACCGGAAGTCCGCTCAGTTCCTTGATAAGTTCCTTTATTCTCAGTTCATGGTCCGGGTTACGTACACTGAAGTAGGACGAGACAGCAAAGGCAGAGACCTTATCTTTAACACTGAGTACAAAATCCCGAACAGGTTCCAGTTCAAGAGGACATACCTCATTTCCGGCACTGTTGTGTCCTCCTTTCACAAGGGTGAAATGTTCTATCTTTGCCCTGTTCGGTATGTCTGAATCGTTGGCAAGGATAAGCGCAACGGGATAACCTGTCCTTTCCAGGACACTGTTAGTTGCAAGGGTAGTAGAAACAGATGCGTAACGGACATGTTCCAGATAATGGGGGTCCAGTTCGTTAAGTGTGTTCCTGATACCTGTCAAAAGGTCAGGATATGTTGTGAGTGATTTATTTGAATCTATTATCTTCCCGTCAGAGTCCCTGATAATAACAGCATCAGTATAGGTGCCTCCGGCATCTATCCCCAGGCTGTACATCAGAGTACCTCCTAGCTACTTTTCACTTTTGGGAGCTTATTCTCAGAAACGGTACATAGCATCATGGTCAGGATGCTTTCAAAATGAGGGGTCATAATATTCATTGTTTTTACAAACGACATCTACAAACCTCAAGATCAGATAGATAAATACAAGGAAATGGGAAATTCCTGCTCCTTTCTGTTCTAGTGGAGGTAGAACGAAGGAGCAATTGAAGGAGGTAGAATTTCCACAGAGATGACCGCCTGATGTAGACCCAATTTAAATCAAGGCAAATTGTTCAATCTCCGATTTCAATTATGTGTTTTCTAATATTTATATTTTTGCTTTCAGTGGGATACTTATGTCTACTACTGAATAATGAAATGGGTATATTGTTACTGTTTTTTGTAAATCGTTATGCAGTTCCCGTTTTCCAACGCAAAGGAAAGATATATATATGTGAATATGATGTGAGTGATCGATCCATGGCTTTGCCCCTGTTGATATATTTATCCCATCTGTCAGATAATGTTCTTTTTTGAATATGGGAAACATTCTCCTCTGATCGATCTCTTTATATATTTTGTGTATAGTTCCGCAACACTGCATTAAGCTGAACTTACTTTCTTAAGAAGGTCTATTCATCGTGTTTTTTTTAATTATGGCAACCTTTATCTATGATCAGAAGAACATTTTATTCGTTAATATTATATACTGCAAGATCTCTTCCAATGACAGAGACTCTAAAGGTCAATAATTCATCCAGTGAACCGGTGTTTTTGTTTCCCTTACAGGGATGCCTGGGAAATGAATACAAGTTCGGGAGCTATAAAATGTCAGATGCTAGAATATCGGGAAAAAATGGACTTCATGGGGGTGCTATGCCCGCTTCTATGGATAAGAGATTAGAGGCTGTCTATAACAGCAGTCCTGTGATATCTTTCATCTGGAAGGCAGAAGGTGAATGGCCTGTTGAATATGTATCCGGCAACATCACCCAACTGGGTTATTTCCCTGAGGATTTCCTTTCCGGAAAGTTGCTCTATGGTGATATCGTTCATCCTGATGATCTTGACAGGATCCATATGGAAGTGAACAAGCACTCCGGGAAAAAGAACACATCCTACTTCTCTCTTAATTACCGAATTCTCACAAAGTCAGATGAGGTTCGCTGGGTCACTGAAAGGTCTTTCATAAAGCGGGATGAAGATGGCAACATCACTCACTTCCAGGGAATAATCATCGACAATACCGAACTCGAGAAGACCGAAAGGGAACTGCTGGAGACCGGTAAGAAATACCAGATAATATTTGAGAGGTCCCCGGTAGGTATTCTCTATTTTGATGAGAATGGGATCATAACTCACTGTAATAAGAGTTGTTCCGATATCATAGGCGCTCCTGTAAAGAAGATAGTCGGTTTCAGTGTTCTTTCCTCCCTTAACGATGAAAATCTTAAAGGAGCTGTGGATGTTGTTTTTCTGGGAAATCCCGGCTATTATGAAGGAGAGTATATTTCCAGCATAAGTGGGAAGAAGCTGAAGATCAGGGCTAGTTTCACGCCTATCATGGATGATGATGGTTCTCTGCTTGGCGGTATTGGCATACTTGAGGATATCTCTACCGATGAAGAATCAAAGGAGTTACTGGTCCTGAACGAGAGGCGTCTGGAAGCCCTGCTGGAACTGTATCAGATGCAGGATCATCCTATGAACGAGATATCCGAATATGCGATACAAATGGCTGCCGAGCTCACCAACAGTACAACAGGCTATCTTGAATTCCTCAATGAGGATGAGAATGTACTGGAAACATATCACTGGCCGATGGACTCGGAGGACCACTTCCTGAGTGATAATGAACCATTCATCCATCCTGTAAAATCTGCCGGTTTCTGGGGTGAAGCAATACGTGAACGAAAGCCGGTGATAGTCAATAAGCAATATGCTTCTGATAGTGTCGATGATATCTATCCGGGCAAAAAGGAGCGGATGGTTCGACACATAACTATTCCGGTATTTGAGAGTGATCAGATAGTTGCAGTTGCCAGTGTTGCTAACAAGGCAAAGGACTACGATGAATCCGATGTTCGTCAACTGACACTTCTTATGGAAGGAATGTGGAAGCTTGTCCAGTACAAGAACACAAGTGGGATCCTCAATGAGGCATTGAGGATGCGCAGGGTGCTCGAATCTATTATGAGTTCCAGCCCTGCAATAGTATTCCTCTGGAAACCTGAACAGGACTGGCCTGTGGAGTTCGTTTCTGATAATATCAGACAGTTCGGTTATACTGTTAATGATTTCATCACCGGGAAGATAATCTATGGTGATATCATCCATCCTTCTGACCTGCAAAGGGTAAGGGATGAAGTGGAAAGGGCCTCAAGGGAAGGTTTCTCTGATTTCAGTCAGGAATACAGGATACTTACCAAGTCAGGTGATGTCAGGTGGGTCGATGAAAGGACCATGCTACACTATGACGGGGCTGGCAGGGTGGATTACCTTCAGGGTATCATTGTGGATATAACCGAACGCAAGCAAGCTAACAATTTCATCCGTATAGAATGTGATCTTGACAACGTCCTTGGAGAGACAGGCGGACTTGAGGAAACATTCGAAAAGCTCCTTGACCTAACTCTTGAAGGAAAGGCAATAGATTCAGGTATCATATACGTGGTTGATGAACTGACCGGAGATTTCGAGGCTATATCATACCGCGGTCTTTCAGAGGACTTCGTGGGATCCCTTTCCCATTTCGGACCCAACACGCTCATGGCTCGTCTTTTTACCACAGGTTTCCCTGTTTACAAGTACTTCTCCGAGATCAATATGATGATGCCGGCTGTGAATCTTGATTATGAGGGTTTGCAGGCAATGGCGTTCATTCCCGTAAAGTTCAGTGATAGGATTGTTGCAGCTATAGTTCTTGGTTCTCATACGGATCTTGAGATCCCTGCAAATTCCAGGAACCTTGTGGAGACCATAGCGAATCAGGTAGGTATAATCATATCCCGTATGAAGAAGGACTCTGGCATCCAGAAAAGTAAGAACAATATGAATTCCCTGCTTGATGCACTTGATGAGATCGTATTCATTATGGATCTGCAAGGGCAGATACTTCACATAAATGGGACGCTGACCGAGGTCCTCAACTACCCGGCAAGGGAGCTTGAGATGAATGATTTTCTGATACTCTATCCTGAGGACTGGGAGGATGAGGTCCTTTCCACCCTGGATGAGATCATGGCAGGCAAGCTGTCCACATGTGACATCCCGCTGGTGAGTAAAGAAGGTATACTTGTTCCTGTAAGATCAAAGTTCACAATAGGTGACTGGGGAGGACAGGATGTCCTCATATCGATATCCACGCCTGTGAAGGAACCCGGGGTTTAACTGTAGTCAGGTCAGTTGTCCCTGTTCCCAACACCCAGTACAACAAGTTTCGTTTCCATTGGTGTTTCCCATCCCAGAGGAATTACCTCATCTTTTTTAATATCTATCTTTATGTTATCGGGCTCAAGACCTGCTTCTTTCATATAACTGAGGACAGTGTTCTCTCCCAGGTTTACCGCATAGTCCAGAGCCTCCTGGTATTCATAGAAATTGCTCTTCCCGTGTTCTGAGAAAACTAGGAACTCCCAGTCAGGAGCAGCCATGGATGCGGGCCTGATCAGCACTTCGAATCTCCTGATCCCCTTGGCAGCAAGTGCACCGGCTGCGTTCCCGACACTCGAGTATTCAGGAAGTATTATCTCTGCATCCAGTATATCCTGTATCTCGTCCACAAAGGCTGTAACAGGCCCACCTATCAATACGACCGGTACTTCGATCTTGAACTTTGCAGGTGACTGGATATCGAATATCTTCCTGACCTCTGACTTTTCCACACCATCCAGGAAGAACGAGACAAGGTCACATGCCATGTTCTTTGCGAACTCTTTTTTGATATACCGGGCAAATTCCTGCCTGTCCATTCCGGCGAGCGAACCGAGCATATCGGCGCCGGTATTTGCAGCTTCGACATCTCGTTCTGTGTATTCTCCAAGTACGTGGAGTGCATCGGTAAGTGTGAATCCGATGGGTTGCAGTAACCTCTTTTGTATGAGACTGTCGAATACCTTGCTTGATGGATACTTCTTTATGCGGTTGAATATCTCTGTGGTTGATGTAGGATGTTTCTTAACCGCATCCAGTACTTCTTTTTCCTCAGGACTTGCTTCCATTGCCTCATAGTCTGTTCTCAGATAGAACTTCGTTGGCTGGTAGTTGATCCCTAACCTCACTTTTGAAGGCATGGGATTCGCTTTGAGCTGTTCCAGAAGATCAGGGTATAGTACGGCAGCCCGGCACAGTGGTATGACCCTTCTTGGACCTATGCTTATCTCTCCTCCTTTGACCCATACATGACTGTCCCCTCCCATTGCTGATGTTTCCATCTTGATGGCTTTCACCCTTGTCTTCCATCCACCTACCACGGCTCCTGAATCGCTCATTTCAGGAACTCCGCTGTATATCACTGAGATATCGGTGCTGGTGCCACCCACATCTATTACTGCGCATGTTTCTCTTTCTGCAAGGAAGGAGGCTCCTACCAGACTTCCTGCGGGTCCTGAGAATATGGATTCGATGGGTTTTTTCAGGGCACTCTTTATGCCGATGACCGACCCATCGCATTTGAGCATGAACACTTTTGCATCGATCCCTCTTCCTCTTATTTCGGACTCGACAGTTGTCATGAATCTCTCGGTCACAGGTATCAGTTGAGCATTCAGGAAGGCTGTGACAGCTCTTTCGAACGCCCCGAGGTCCTGCGATAGTTCGTAGCTGCAGACCACCGGGCTTCCGGTAAGCTCTATAATGATGTCCTTTGTCCGGAGTTCATGATCATGGTTCCTGACACTGAAGTACGAGGATATTGCAAAGGCTGAGACTTTATCTTTGACCTGAAGGACAAACTCTTTGATGCTGTCCTCATCGAGGATCTCAGTCTCAATTCCATTATGGTCATGTCCGCCGTTGACCTGCAGGAAGTGTTTCGTAGGAAGTTCCTGCCTGATGTCATAGTTGCCGATAAGTATCATGGCGACCGGGGAACCGGTTCCTTCAAGGATACTGTTCGTAGAAAGTGTGGTGGATACCGACACCACTTTGACATCATTCAGGCACGCGGCATCAAGTCCATCGATAGCTTTTGTTATCCCGTCCAGAGGGTCCGGATAGCTGGTCAGGGCCTTATTGGACTGGATTATGGTGTTATCCTCATCTTTTAAAAGAACCGCATCGGTATACGTTCCTCCTGCATCTATGCCAAGGCTGTAACTCATTCTTGTGAACTCCTTTCTATCTTCTCTTTTTCAATGGACAGTTGTCCATATCCATATTATATATATTTTTTGCACGCCCAATTAACGCCGTGAATCCAAATAACAGTATCAGTATGCTTGTTTTTATTATGAGCTCCATATGTACATAGGATGTTTCTAGTAAAATTTATATACGATAATTATGTGATGTGATCTTATCTGTAAGGTGCTTTGCAAAGTAATGTGAAAATATACTGAAACCATCCTCTTTTTCATTTTAGATATAAATGAAAGTGGATTTTCAGAAAAGTTTATATATTATATATGCTGCCTGGTCGATGGTAAAGTATTTATGCTACAAAGCAATCTGTATCTTTGCACAGATGGGCATATTCTGGGTGTTTATTGAAAAACACTATCTACTGAAGTTATGTATCTAAATGCTCTCCTTTTTTGTTCGTCATCTTTATATACTCTTCCTCAAAACACTCCAATAGCAAAATATAAATACTGAATTAGCAAGAAAAGCTTATATACATGCACATTATACCTATTCAGCAGGAACAAACTGCTCAATGCATGTTCAATCCTTTCCGGGAATCTCTCAAGTATCTAAATTATCCCGGAAAAATTCAAATTGGAGGTTAAAGAAAATGGTAAACCACTATTACCCAGGTAGAAGCCCATTAGATGGTGTAAGTCTGGAGTTATTCTCTGAGGACGATCTCAGGGCTCTGCACTATGCTACGATGGATGTCTTCATCAACACTGGTATCCAGGTATCAGACGCTGAAGCAAGGGCTATCTTCAAAGAAGGTGGCTGTCTTGTTGACGAAAAAACACACATCGTTAAGATCCCTGAATTTGTAGTTAACAGGGCACTGCGTGACTGTCCTTCAAAGTTCGTCCTCTGGGGACGTGACAAGAAGAACAACGTCAAGCAGGAACACAAAGGAAAGGTACACTGGACCTGTTTCGGTACCGGTGTCAAGATGTGCAATTATGAGGCACCAGGCAAGTACGTGACTGTTGACTCAACAGACAAAGACCTTGCAGACACAGCAAAGATCTGTGACTGGGCAGAGAACATCGACTACTATTCACTGGCAGTTTCCGCAAGGGACTGGGCAGGAAAGGGTGCACAGGACGTACACGAGACCCTGACACCTTTGATGAACACAACAAAGCACTTCCACCACATCGACCCTGTAGGCGAGAACGTAGAATACTACCAGCAGATCGCAACAGCATACTATGGTGGAGATGACGAGGAAGCACGTAAAAAGCCTATTTTCTCAACACTGCTCTGTCCAACAAGCCCTCTTGAGCTTGGTGACAATGCATGTCAGGTCATCATAAAGGGTGCAAGATTCGGTACACCTGTGAATGTACTCAGTATGGCAATGGCCGGAGGTTCATCACCAGTACACCTTGCAGGTACACTCGTTACACACAACGCTGAGGTACTTTCCGGTATCGTACTCGCACAGCTGGTCCAGCCAGGTGCACCAGTATGGTACGGTAGCTCAACCACAACATTCGATCTTAAGAAAGGAACAGCACCAGTAGGTTCACCAGAACTCGGACTTATCAGTGCAGCTGTTGCAAAGCTCGGTCAGTACTACGGTCTGCCAACATTCGTTGCTGGTTCGTAGGCAGATGCCAAGATACCTGATGGCCAGGCTGGTCATGAGAAGACAATGACAACAATTCTTCCATCCTTTGCAGGTGCAAACACCCTGTACGGAGCAGGTATGCTTGAGCTCGGTATGACATTCTCACTCGAACAGCTCGTTCTTGACAATGATATGATCTCCATGACAAAGAAGGCAATGCAGGGAATCCCTGTAAGCGAAGAGACCCTTGCAGTTGAATCCATTGACCAGGTTGGTATTGGAAACAACTTCCTTGCACACAAGACAACAAGACAGAACATCGATCTCCCATCCAGCCCAATGATCATTGACAGGCTCATGTTCGGAGACTGGGAAATGGCAGGTGCAAAGGACATCGCAACGGTTGCTCATGAAAAGGTCGTTGACATCATGAAGAACCACGAAGTCGCACCAATAGACGCTGACCTGCTCAAGGATATGCAGGCAGTTGTAGAGAAGGCTGACAAGGCATTCAGGGCCAGCATGTAAAACAGGAGGTTTAAAAATGGCAACAAAAGAAGAAATTATTGCAAAAGCAAAAGCAGCTATTCTTGATTTTGATGATGAAGCAGCAGCAGCAGCAGCCCAGGAAGGGCTTGATGCAGATGTAGATCCTGTTGCTCTTATTCAGGATGGCTTCACAGCAGCTATGAACGAGGTTGGTGACCAGTTCGAAGCAGGTACTCTATTCCTTCCACACGTCATTGCAGCATCAGAGGCAATGAGCGCAGGAGTGGCTGTACTTACACCAGCACTTGAAGCAAAGGGCGCAGAGACAGAGAGCAAAGGAACTATCGTTATCGGTACAATTGAGGGAGATATCCACTCCATCGGTAAGGATATTGTTGCAACAATGCTCAAGATCGCCGGATTCAAGGTAGTCGACCTTGGAAGGGATGTTCCTATCAAGAAGTATGTAGAGGAAGCAAAAGAGGTCGGTGCAGACATAGTAGCTTCATCAGCTCTTATGACCACAACAATGGTCAACCAGATACAGATCGAGGAACAGCTCAAGGAAGCAGGTATCCGTGACTCACTCAAGACAATGGTCGGCGGTGCACCTGTAACCCAGGACTGGGCAACCAAGATCGGTGCAGACATCTACGGTGAGAATGCCACTGATGTGGTCTCCAAGCTTAACGCAATGTTCTGAGACAAAAAAGGAGAATTTAGAGAATTGGTTGTGAGGATGTATATCGAGTACAATCTCACAACCGGGAGACAATTCTTGCGCGTATTGTCTCCCTCTAATTGGTGCTACATGGATATCACTTTTCCGTTGTAGCACCCTCAAAAGAAGATGGTTTCTGTCAGGTTTGATCAGGAGCCACCAGTGATCGTCTTCTTTTGAGTAACACCTTCCGGTTGTCCGGGGGTGTCAACAGGCCATTAATGGCCATTATAATTATGAAGGTTTGAAATTGGAGGTATTGACTTGGATCTAAAAGCTTTAAAAAAGCAAGAACATCAGAAGAGGGTCAAGTTCGGTTATATGTGGGCTCTTTTCTGTGCAGTTCTCTGGGGTATGTGGTATATCCCTGGTACAACGGTATGGGTACTTAACCCATTCGATGAGATGTACGGCGAGATCGCTGCAGGAAGCGGCGATGGTATGGCACTGGTAATAGTGGCAGTGTTAATTACAGCGTTCAACGCATTAACAGTTATTCTGGCTCTTGCCGTCTGGAACGGCGTGCTTGGTAAGTTCGGTGAGATGAAGAGAACAGTGAAGGAATTCCATCCATGTTCTAAATGGTTCTTCCTGGCCTCTATCTTTGGCGGTCCTATGGCCATTCTTGGTTCATTTATCGCAATGGGATTCGTCGGAGGTGCTTTTGCAGCTGTTGCAGCACTTATGTATCCTGTTATAGGTTCTATCCTTGCCCAGAAATGGTATGGTGAGAAGATCTCAAAGAGGGCTTATCTTGGTATTGCTTTCATCATTGCTGGTGGTATCACCATATTCGGTGGCGGACTGCTCAGTGAGCTTGGAAGCGGTAATGTAGTATGGATCGGTTACCTCGGTGGTCTCATGGCAGCAGCTGGATGGGGAATTGAAGGCGCGATCGCAGGAAAGGGTCTTGATATCGCAGAACCTGATGTAGGTCTGACACTGAGGTTCCTTGGTGAGAACATCATCTGGTGGATTCTCATTGTTCCTGCTCTTGCAATTGCAGGATTCCCAATGTTCAAGTATGCACTTCTCGCATTCGAGCCACTCACACTTCTGGTACTTGTCTTTGCAGGTATAACATTTGGTTTCTGTTATGTTGCCTGGTACAAGTCCTTCCCACTCATAGGTGTGGGCAGAGGACAGGGTATTGGTAACCTGTATGGTCTGTTCGCTGTGATATTCATCTTCCTCTTCTTCGGAGATGTTCCTGCATGGACCATCCTTCTGGGAGGTGCTCTCTGTCTTGGAGGTAGTACTATAATGTTCTCCGAGGACACAGGCGAAATGGAATCACTGAGAGGTGACTGAAATGGCAGGACAACGTCCGATAAAGTTCAGGATACTTGAGCTTTGCAACAGTGGCAAATGGAACTATGAGATCGTCCAGCAGATCCAGAAAGAATATGGTCTGAAAGGAAATTTCCAGAGGGATTCCATCAACTTCGATATAATCGAGCTTGCATCAGGTGGAATGCTCAGGGATGTCGAGGTCAAGGTCGATGAAGAAGGGATCTACAAGAAAGGTTTCCTTCTGCACAAGTACGAACTGACAGACTTTGGAAAAGTTAGGGCTGCAGATGCCTGTTTAATGTATGTTTAAGGAGTGAAAAGAAAATGGTACAGACACAAGCTGCAATGGAAGCTTACAATGCTTACTGGGTGAACTCACCTCTGCCAGCTGCTGATGTTATGTGGATGGTCGCCATCCTGGTCGTAGCATTACTGGCACTCTGGCAGGCGAGAACGTTCGTTTCACAGTTCTAAGGAGGGTTCTGAAAAGTATCCTTTTAAGATCAGTTGAGTAGATGGGCACAGTGAGGTTGCAGGTCATTATCCCATGGCTATGCTTGTGACGGACCTGTGCCTGTTAATATTTATCTTATCTACTATCCCGAAAGCGCTGCAAGTCAATATAATAGAAAAATATAAATACTAGATAACATGAGCTCTCATGGGTTAACTTTAAATAATGATGCTAAACGCAGTATTTATATGTATTGCATGACTGTGCAGCTTAACTTTCGGGTTATATCTCCAACTTCAAACCGGAATCAAATAAGAATTGTCTAAAATCATCATAAATCAATGAGGTATATAAATGAGCAAAGAAGAAACGTTCAAAGAACTTTCAGATGCTGTTGTCACCTGCAAGAAAGACGTAGTGATAGCAGCAGTCGAGAAGGCAAAGGGCGAGGGCATCCCTGCACCCGAGATCATTGAAAAAGGTCTTGCAGTAGGAATGAACGAAGTAGGCGTCCTTTTTGAAAGAGGAAAGTTATTCCTTCCTCACGTAATGATGGCAGCAGGTGCAATGGAAGAGGGTGTCAAGCTCCTTGAAGCAGACCTTCCTGCAGAATCCGTTAGCCAGAAGCTTGGTGTAATTGTGAACGGTACTGTTGAAGGTGACGTCCACGACATCGGAAAGTCAATTGTATCAACCATG containing:
- a CDS encoding hydantoinase/oxoprolinase family protein, translating into MYSLGIDAGGTYTDAVIIRDSDGKIIDSNKSLTTYPDLLTGIRNTLNELDPHYLEHVRYASVSTTLATNSVLERTGYPVALILANDSDIPNRAKIEHFTLVKGGHNSAGNEVCPLELEPVRDFVLSVKDKVSAFAVSSYFSVRNPDHELRIKELIKELSGLPVVCGHELSQDLGAYERGITAYLNARLIPISSHFMEAVSSEMRRRKIDAKLMMLKCDGSVVGISEALKRPIESIFSGPAASLVGAAYLSENEDCVVIDVGGTSTDVSLIHRGVPELSESGAVVGGWQTKVRAIRMETSAMGGDSHVWIRNHIVNIGPRRVIPLCLAAVEFPELIEKLRQNQVILRNQMGENLQPTKFFLRSGLKATDLSPAEEELLSRIGDRPLTVSEIYWNENRLPNPGTLDLLIQKRLVKTIGFTPTDALHVLGEYTQWNREASVIGAGILASLSDTDEDELCFSIKKDVARNMALNLIAFLLEDVSREEIEKVLRGKFFAGFKVDLPVVLLGGPVRAYAEELAEFIDAEIIVPEHCNVGNAVGAVAGKGARKLEVLIKANYTESKYNLKTSSFVTFFPGGREEFASYHEALEFGEEIGSKLIMNYMSDAGLDTSEVSIDMHRNDIVTHEGGLPVETKLIFSGIGEAGRKMEVE
- a CDS encoding PAS domain-containing protein — translated: MSDARISGKNGLHGGAMPASMDKRLEAVYNSSPVISFIWKAEGEWPVEYVSGNITQLGYFPEDFLSGKLLYGDIVHPDDLDRIHMEVNKHSGKKNTSYFSLNYRILTKSDEVRWVTERSFIKRDEDGNITHFQGIIIDNTELEKTERELLETGKKYQIIFERSPVGILYFDENGIITHCNKSCSDIIGAPVKKIVGFSVLSSLNDENLKGAVDVVFLGNPGYYEGEYISSISGKKLKIRASFTPIMDDDGSLLGGIGILEDISTDEESKELLVLNERRLEALLELYQMQDHPMNEISEYAIQMAAELTNSTTGYLEFLNEDENVLETYHWPMDSEDHFLSDNEPFIHPVKSAGFWGEAIRERKPVIVNKQYASDSVDDIYPGKKERMVRHITIPVFESDQIVAVASVANKAKDYDESDVRQLTLLMEGMWKLVQYKNTSGILNEALRMRRVLESIMSSSPAIVFLWKPEQDWPVEFVSDNIRQFGYTVNDFITGKIIYGDIIHPSDLQRVRDEVERASREGFSDFSQEYRILTKSGDVRWVDERTMLHYDGAGRVDYLQGIIVDITERKQANNFIRIECDLDNVLGETGGLEETFEKLLDLTLEGKAIDSGIIYVVDELTGDFEAISYRGLSEDFVGSLSHFGPNTLMARLFTTGFPVYKYFSEINMMMPAVNLDYEGLQAMAFIPVKFSDRIVAAIVLGSHTDLEIPANSRNLVETIANQVGIIISRMKKDSGIQKSKNNMNSLLDALDEIVFIMDLQGQILHINGTLTEVLNYPARELEMNDFLILYPEDWEDEVLSTLDEIMAGKLSTCDIPLVSKEGILVPVRSKFTIGDWGGQDVLISISTPVKEPGV
- a CDS encoding hydantoinase/oxoprolinase family protein — translated: MSYSLGIDAGGTYTDAVLLKDEDNTIIQSNKALTSYPDPLDGITKAIDGLDAACLNDVKVVSVSTTLSTNSILEGTGSPVAMILIGNYDIRQELPTKHFLQVNGGHDHNGIETEILDEDSIKEFVLQVKDKVSAFAISSYFSVRNHDHELRTKDIIIELTGSPVVCSYELSQDLGAFERAVTAFLNAQLIPVTERFMTTVESEIRGRGIDAKVFMLKCDGSVIGIKSALKKPIESIFSGPAGSLVGASFLAERETCAVIDVGGTSTDISVIYSGVPEMSDSGAVVGGWKTRVKAIKMETSAMGGDSHVWVKGGEISIGPRRVIPLCRAAVLYPDLLEQLKANPMPSKVRLGINYQPTKFYLRTDYEAMEASPEEKEVLDAVKKHPTSTTEIFNRIKKYPSSKVFDSLIQKRLLQPIGFTLTDALHVLGEYTERDVEAANTGADMLGSLAGMDRQEFARYIKKEFAKNMACDLVSFFLDGVEKSEVRKIFDIQSPAKFKIEVPVVLIGGPVTAFVDEIQDILDAEIILPEYSSVGNAAGALAAKGIRRFEVLIRPASMAAPDWEFLVFSEHGKSNFYEYQEALDYAVNLGENTVLSYMKEAGLEPDNIKIDIKKDEVIPLGWETPMETKLVVLGVGNRDN
- a CDS encoding B12-binding domain-containing protein, producing the protein MATKEEIIAKAKAAILDFDDEAAAAAAQEGLDADVDPVALIQDGFTAAMNEVGDQFEAGTLFLPHVIAASEAMSAGVAVLTPALEAKGAETESKGTIVIGTIEGDIHSIGKDIVATMLKIAGFKVVDLGRDVPIKKYVEEAKEVGADIVASSALMTTTMVNQIQIEEQLKEAGIRDSLKTMVGGAPVTQDWATKIGADIYGENATDVVSKLNAMF